GGCCGGCGATGTCGAGGCCCGTGTGATACTGCGGCTTTCCGCCGATCTGGCGGAAGCCGAACCACGACGCGGCCTCACCGTCCAGCGGCCGGCGCAGTTCGCCGAGGCCGGTCGGCAACACCGGCGGCGTGCCCGCGGCCGGCGGCCCTCCCACGGGCAGCGCGTCCGGCCCGGCCAGCGGCCCGCCGGGCGCCAGCCGCGCCACGGCCCGCGCCCAGTCGACGATGGTGTCCTGCCCCAGCGCCCGTTCGAGCGCCCGCAGCCACGGCGCCTCGGGCATCGCCCGCCCGGCGGAAAAGACGGCGAGGAACACGGCGGCCGCGGCTGCGCTTTGCCACGCCCACCGGGGCAGGCCCAGGGGCCCGGTCGCGATCGCACGCGGCCCGCGGCCGGCGACCCACCGTCCCGGCTGCGCCGCCGAGATCGGCCGCGCTGCCACCCGG
The Clostridia bacterium DNA segment above includes these coding regions:
- a CDS encoding M23 family metallopeptidase, with protein sequence RVAARPISAAQPGRWVAGRGPRAIATGPLGLPRWAWQSAAAAAVFLAVFSAGRAMPEAPWLRALERALGQDTIVDWARAVARLAPGGPLAGPDALPVGGPPAAGTPPVLPTGLGELRRPLDGEAASWFGFRQIGGKPQYHTGLDIAGRPGDPVRVVAAGTVASVGRSPDGAGIMVVVRHAGPWSTAYVHLSAANVRVGDTVKAGDILGPLGAFADPGSGATAALHFELRDDGHPVDPAPYLGLVPANGT